The Cloeon dipterum chromosome 3, ieCloDipt1.1, whole genome shotgun sequence genome includes a region encoding these proteins:
- the Ogg1 gene encoding N-glycosylase/DNA lyase: MWLKTVCRKADLNLKLVLSGGQCFRWKECEPGTFIGVIDDLVWQIRWSPAIEDQLEFRVHGGVKEQAPDEVQLSKKLIEYLRLDVALDPLYKLWAKNDEHFKKVVGNENFKGVRILKQHPRENVFSFICSSNNNISRISSMVENLCKFYGDKICQVEGQDYYSFPKVERLAQPGVESKLRANGFGYRAPFIQKSAEKIVANGGEEWLFSLTKMDYPEAKQELITLPGIGLKVADCICLMSLGHLQAVPVDTHVFQIAANWYLPHLKKNKTVTGKVYDEITGHFQKLYGPLAGWAHTVLFCADLKMFQETKATNGPSPKKKAVKRKAKK, from the exons ATGTGGCTCAAAACAGTTTGCAGGAAAgccgatttaaatttaaaacttgtcCTAAGCGGAGGGCAGTGCTTCag gTGGAAAGAATGTGAGCCAGGAACATTTATTGGCGTAATTGATGACTTGGTGTGGCAAATCAGATGGAGCCCTGCCATCGAGGACCAGTTGGAATTTAGGGTGCATGGAGGAGTGAAAGAGCAAGCTCCTGATGAAGTGCAATTGTCGAAGAAACTGATCGAGTACCTCCGGTTGGATGTCGCGCTGGACCCCTTGTACAAGTTGTGGGCCAAGAATGACGAGCATTTCAAGAAGGTTGTTgggaatgaaaatttcaagggtGTGAGAATATTGAAGCAGCATCCAAGGGAAAACGTTTTCTCTTTCATCTGTTCATCCAACAATAACATCAGCag aatCAGCAGCATGGTTGAAAATCTATGCAAGTTTTACGGCGACAAAATATGCCAAGTTGAAGGCCAAGATTATTACAGTTTCCCTAAAGTTGAACGCTTGGCTCAGCCAGGCGTCGAGAGCAAGCTTCGAGCAAATGGATTCGGCTATCGAGCaccattcattcaaaaatccGCTGAAAAGATTGTTGCCAACGGCGGTGAGGAGTGGCTTTTTAGCCTGACCAAGATGGACTACCCTGAAGCGAAGCAAGAACTGATCACTCTGCCAGGAATTGGTC TCAAGGTTGCAGACTGCATTTGCCTGATGTCGCTTGGCCACCTCCAAGCTGTTCCGGTTGACACGCACGTGTTTCAAATTGCCGCCAACTGGTACCTGCCTCACTTGAAGAAGAACAAGACCGTGACAGGCAAAGTGTACGATGAAATCACTGGCCACTTTCAAAAGCTTTATGGACCACTAGCAGGCTGGGCCCACACT GTTCTTTTCTGCGCTGACCTGAAGATGTTCCAAGAGACAAAAGCTACTAACGGTCCATCTCCTAAGAAAAAGGCTGTGAAGCGAAAAGCAAAGAAATAG
- the LOC135938537 gene encoding snake venom 5'-nucleotidase isoform X3 — MGSNAPVSSITILHFNDVYNVEPADQEPVGGAARFVSAIQSFEHLNPLILFSGDAIAPSMLSTFTKGEQMIPVLNECNVHCAVFGNHEFDFGLDVLLDWAARTNFPWLMSNVIDNETGRPLADGKITHVVQWGGHKIGLIGLVEREWLDTLASINTDEVTFIDFVEAGTKLAQQLKQEGCEYVIALTHMRTPNDILLMEGVSEIDLFLGGHDHDYDVQMVDGRYLVKSGTDFRQMSKITLTFTGKKVEVNVEEINITSKYPEHEMLKQELMKYQDIISEKMDEVLGTFAVPLDGRFASIRTSETNLGNWVCDVILAATGADFVLLNSGTLRSDRQHPAGEFTLKDLMNVLPMMDSLTVLSVTGSQVLKMLENSVSQYPRLEGRFPQVSGISFGFDPNAPAGQRVDPQFVRIGDEYLGLEQRYKLATKKYVALGKDGYDILRESKILVDAENCTELRTAIQNHFQAIKMRQGCTKRHTKHRQSLVTISRSDLIPISGDAKAHEKSWTDSLPVSSGFKHSLVKMLETPENSDAPPPLRRSSTIDLEGGPPPLRNKLTRRASIDDLEQETCELCPKVEGRIVQLTPETRRELALERQRIEADSVIPEADESVSPRGSFDKS, encoded by the exons ATGGGTTCCAACGCACCAGTTTCCTCCATCACCATCCTGCACTTCAACGACGTTTACAACGTCGAGCCGGCAGACCAGGAGCCGGTTGGTGGCGCCGCTCGGTTCGTCAGCGCCATACAGTCTTTCGAACACCTCAACCCGCTTATCTTGTTCAGCGGTGATGCAATCGCCCCCAGCATGCTCAGCACCTTCACCAAGGGCGAGCAGATGATTCCCGTTTTAAACGAGTGCAACGTCCACTGCGCAGTCTTCGGCAACCACGAATTCG ATTTTGGTTTGGATGTGCTGCTTGACTGGGCTGCCAGAACGAATTTCCCGTGGCTGATGAGCAATGTAATTGACAACGAAACCGGCCGGCCCTTAGCTGATGGGAAAATCACCCACGTTGTCCAGTGGGGAGGGCACAAAATTGGCTTG ATTGGGTTGGTCGAAAGAGAGTGGTTGGACACACTTGCCAGCATAAACACTGATGAGGTCACCTTCATCGACTTTGTGGAAGCAGGCACAAAGTTGGCTCAGCAGCTGAAACAAGAG GGTTGTGAGTATGTGATTGCTCTCACTCACATGAGGACGCCCAACGACATTCTGCTCATGGAAGGTGTATCTGAGATTGATCTTTTCCTTGGAGGCCATGACCACGATTATGACGTTCAAATG GTGGATGGACGTTATTTGGTCAAAAGTGGAACAGATTTCCGCCAAATGTCCAAAATTACATTGACATTTACCGGCAAGAAAGTGGAAGTGAATGtagaagaaattaatataacttCAAAGTACCCAGAACATGAGATGCTGAAACAAGAACTCATGAAGTACCAAG ACataatttctgagaaaatggACGAAGTGTTAGGCACATTTGCCGTTCCTCTTGACGGTCGTTTCGCAAGCATCCGAACGTCCGAGACCAATTTGGGCAACTGGGTGTGCGACGTCATACTGGCAGCTACAGGCGCCGACTTTGTCCTTCTAAACTCAGGCACCCTTCGGTCAGACAGGCAGCACCCTGCTGGAGAGTTCACCCTGAAAGACTTGATGAACGTGCTGCCCATGATGGACAGCCTCACCGTGCTGTCAGTCACTG GTTCGCAGGTATTGAAAATGCTGGAGAACAGTGTGTCGCAGTACCCTCGGTTGGAGGGCCGATTTCCTCAAGTGTCTGGAATTTCTTTTGGGTTTGACCCGAACGCACCAGCGGGCCAGAGAGTCGACCCTCAGTTCGTGAGGATTGGCGACGAGTACCTTGGTCTCGAACAAAGATACAAACTGGCCACTAAGAAGTACGTTGCTTTAGGCAAGGATGGCTACGACATACTGCGCGAATCAAAGATTTTG GTGGATGCAGAGAACTGCACTGAGCTGAGAACGGCGATTCAGAACCACTTTCAAGCCATCAAAATGAGGCAGGGCTGTACAAAGCGCCACACTAAGCATCGTCAAAGTTTGGTTACAATTTCCAGAAG CGACCTAATCCCCATCAGCGGTGATGCGAAAGCTCACGAAAAATCCTGGACTGACTCACTGCCCGTCTCTTCTGggtttaa GCACAGTCTTgtgaaaatgcttgaaacgCCAGAGAACAGTGACGCACCGCCGCCCCTGCGTCGCTCAAGCACCATCGACTTGGAAGGGGGCCCGCCGCCCCTGCGCAACAAACTCACTCGCAGGGCAAGCATTGACGACTTAGAGCAGGAAACATGCGAACTGTGTCCCAAGGTGGAGGGCAGGATTGTCCAACTGACGCCAGAG ACGCGCCGAGAGCTAGCTTTGGAAAGGCAACGAATTGAGGCTGACTCAGTGATTCCTGAGGCCGATGAGTCTGTTTCTCCTAGAGGAAGTTTCGACAAGTCATAA
- the Tsp66E gene encoding CD151 antigen: MAADCGIVVAKYCLKLFNFLFFIAGAILLSVGFWLAIDKNSFVRLLTKISQDTTLHQFSQPTVIEQASWILIAAGGFVFVLSCLGYCGAYQESPFMLGTYSILVVAILALEITAAGLAINYKTEADTNTREFLKSTITKYYATADKADAVTLMWNYLMAQFKCCGVENYRDFSLSEKWQQSNKVVPNACCVLEGDIQLFKPKDPSCPDRPSESNSYYNKGCYQALYSWVKTNLDLVIAVCLSLASIQVLGIIFACCLCHKLGG, translated from the exons ATGGCGGCCGATTGTGGAATCGTAGTGGCTAAATACTGCCTCAAATTGTTCAACTTTCTCTTCTTC ATTGCTGGCGCTATCTTGCTCAGCGTCGGCTTCTGGTTGGCCATCGACAAGAACTCGTTTGTCCGACTGCTGACCAAAATTTCGCAGGACACGACCTTGCAC CAATTCTCTCAGCCGACTGTGATAGAGCAGGCATCTTGGATTCTGATCGCAGCCGGCGGATTTGTATTCGTTCTCAGCTGCCTGGGATATTGCGGCGCCTACCAGGAGTCGCCTTTCATGCTCGGCACT tacTCCATTCTGGTTGTCGCGATCCTGGCTCTGGAAATCACTGCTGCTGGACTGGCCATCAACTACAAAActgaa GCTGACACGAACACGCGAGAGTTCCTGAAGTCGACCATCACCAAGTACTACGCCACCGCAGACAAGGCTGACGCAGTTACCCTGATGTGGAATTACTTGATGGCTCAG TTCAAATGCTGCGGAGTAGAGAACTACAGAGACTTCAGCTTGTCGGAAAAGTGGCAGCAGAGCAACAAAGTCGTGCCAAACGCCTGCTGCGTCCTAGAAGGCGATATTCAGCTCTTCAAACCAAAGGACCCCTCTTGTCCTGACAGACCCTCAGAGTCCAATTCGTACTACAACAAG GGTTGTTACCAAGCTCTGTATAGCTGGGTGAAGACAAACCTGGACTTGGTGATCGCCGTGTGTTTGTCGCTGGCCTCGATCCAAGTTCTGGGCATCATTTTCGCCTGTTGCCTGTGCCACAAGCTGGGTGGATAG
- the LOC135938537 gene encoding snake venom 5'-nucleotidase isoform X1 yields the protein MAGFAAQAALRSKWTDLVDTSAFEVPEEVTTGVKSVVGWLKQATHEVRQAGLRTLTNFSDIHTMGSNAPVSSITILHFNDVYNVEPADQEPVGGAARFVSAIQSFEHLNPLILFSGDAIAPSMLSTFTKGEQMIPVLNECNVHCAVFGNHEFDFGLDVLLDWAARTNFPWLMSNVIDNETGRPLADGKITHVVQWGGHKIGLIGLVEREWLDTLASINTDEVTFIDFVEAGTKLAQQLKQEGCEYVIALTHMRTPNDILLMEGVSEIDLFLGGHDHDYDVQMVDGRYLVKSGTDFRQMSKITLTFTGKKVEVNVEEINITSKYPEHEMLKQELMKYQDIISEKMDEVLGTFAVPLDGRFASIRTSETNLGNWVCDVILAATGADFVLLNSGTLRSDRQHPAGEFTLKDLMNVLPMMDSLTVLSVTGSQVLKMLENSVSQYPRLEGRFPQVSGISFGFDPNAPAGQRVDPQFVRIGDEYLGLEQRYKLATKKYVALGKDGYDILRESKILVDAENCTELRTAIQNHFQAIKMRQGCTKRHTKHRQSLVTISRSDLIPISGDAKAHEKSWTDSLPVSSGFKHSLVKMLETPENSDAPPPLRRSSTIDLEGGPPPLRNKLTRRASIDDLEQETCELCPKVEGRIVQLTPETRRELALERQRIEADSVIPEADESVSPRGSFDKS from the exons ATGGCCGGTTTCGCTGCTCAAGCGGCCCTCAGGTCGAAATGGACCGACCTGGTCGATACCTCGGCGTTTGAGGTGCCCGAGGAGGTGACCACCGGCGTCAAGAGTGTTGTGGGCTGGCTCAAACAG GCAACTCACGAAGTGCGTCAGGCAGGCCTGCGTACCCTGACCAACTTTTCCGACATCCACACCATGGGTTCCAACGCACCAGTTTCCTCCATCACCATCCTGCACTTCAACGACGTTTACAACGTCGAGCCGGCAGACCAGGAGCCGGTTGGTGGCGCCGCTCGGTTCGTCAGCGCCATACAGTCTTTCGAACACCTCAACCCGCTTATCTTGTTCAGCGGTGATGCAATCGCCCCCAGCATGCTCAGCACCTTCACCAAGGGCGAGCAGATGATTCCCGTTTTAAACGAGTGCAACGTCCACTGCGCAGTCTTCGGCAACCACGAATTCG ATTTTGGTTTGGATGTGCTGCTTGACTGGGCTGCCAGAACGAATTTCCCGTGGCTGATGAGCAATGTAATTGACAACGAAACCGGCCGGCCCTTAGCTGATGGGAAAATCACCCACGTTGTCCAGTGGGGAGGGCACAAAATTGGCTTG ATTGGGTTGGTCGAAAGAGAGTGGTTGGACACACTTGCCAGCATAAACACTGATGAGGTCACCTTCATCGACTTTGTGGAAGCAGGCACAAAGTTGGCTCAGCAGCTGAAACAAGAG GGTTGTGAGTATGTGATTGCTCTCACTCACATGAGGACGCCCAACGACATTCTGCTCATGGAAGGTGTATCTGAGATTGATCTTTTCCTTGGAGGCCATGACCACGATTATGACGTTCAAATG GTGGATGGACGTTATTTGGTCAAAAGTGGAACAGATTTCCGCCAAATGTCCAAAATTACATTGACATTTACCGGCAAGAAAGTGGAAGTGAATGtagaagaaattaatataacttCAAAGTACCCAGAACATGAGATGCTGAAACAAGAACTCATGAAGTACCAAG ACataatttctgagaaaatggACGAAGTGTTAGGCACATTTGCCGTTCCTCTTGACGGTCGTTTCGCAAGCATCCGAACGTCCGAGACCAATTTGGGCAACTGGGTGTGCGACGTCATACTGGCAGCTACAGGCGCCGACTTTGTCCTTCTAAACTCAGGCACCCTTCGGTCAGACAGGCAGCACCCTGCTGGAGAGTTCACCCTGAAAGACTTGATGAACGTGCTGCCCATGATGGACAGCCTCACCGTGCTGTCAGTCACTG GTTCGCAGGTATTGAAAATGCTGGAGAACAGTGTGTCGCAGTACCCTCGGTTGGAGGGCCGATTTCCTCAAGTGTCTGGAATTTCTTTTGGGTTTGACCCGAACGCACCAGCGGGCCAGAGAGTCGACCCTCAGTTCGTGAGGATTGGCGACGAGTACCTTGGTCTCGAACAAAGATACAAACTGGCCACTAAGAAGTACGTTGCTTTAGGCAAGGATGGCTACGACATACTGCGCGAATCAAAGATTTTG GTGGATGCAGAGAACTGCACTGAGCTGAGAACGGCGATTCAGAACCACTTTCAAGCCATCAAAATGAGGCAGGGCTGTACAAAGCGCCACACTAAGCATCGTCAAAGTTTGGTTACAATTTCCAGAAG CGACCTAATCCCCATCAGCGGTGATGCGAAAGCTCACGAAAAATCCTGGACTGACTCACTGCCCGTCTCTTCTGggtttaa GCACAGTCTTgtgaaaatgcttgaaacgCCAGAGAACAGTGACGCACCGCCGCCCCTGCGTCGCTCAAGCACCATCGACTTGGAAGGGGGCCCGCCGCCCCTGCGCAACAAACTCACTCGCAGGGCAAGCATTGACGACTTAGAGCAGGAAACATGCGAACTGTGTCCCAAGGTGGAGGGCAGGATTGTCCAACTGACGCCAGAG ACGCGCCGAGAGCTAGCTTTGGAAAGGCAACGAATTGAGGCTGACTCAGTGATTCCTGAGGCCGATGAGTCTGTTTCTCCTAGAGGAAGTTTCGACAAGTCATAA
- the LOC135938537 gene encoding snake venom 5'-nucleotidase isoform X2 gives MAGFAAQAALRSKWTDLVDTSAFEVPEEVTTGVKSVVGWLKQATHEVRQAGLRTLTNFSDIHTMGSNAPVSSITILHFNDVYNVEPADQEPVGGAARFVSAIQSFEHLNPLILFSGDAIAPSMLSTFTKGEQMIPVLNECNVHCAVFGNHEFDFGLDVLLDWAARTNFPWLMSNVIDNETGRPLADGKITHVVQWGGHKIGLIGLVEREWLDTLASINTDEVTFIDFVEAGTKLAQQLKQEGCEYVIALTHMRTPNDILLMEGVSEIDLFLGGHDHDYDVQMVDGRYLVKSGTDFRQMSKITLTFTGKKVEVNVEEINITSKYPEHEMLKQELMKYQDIISEKMDEVLGTFAVPLDGRFASIRTSETNLGNWVCDVILAATGADFVLLNSGTLRSDRQHPAGEFTLKDLMNVLPMMDSLTVLSVTGSQVLKMLENSVSQYPRLEGRFPQVSGISFGFDPNAPAGQRVDPQFVRIGDEYLGLEQRYKLATKKYVALGKDGYDILRESKILVDAENCTELRTAIQNHFQAIKMRQGCTKRHTKHRQSLVTISRRHSLVKMLETPENSDAPPPLRRSSTIDLEGGPPPLRNKLTRRASIDDLEQETCELCPKVEGRIVQLTPETRRELALERQRIEADSVIPEADESVSPRGSFDKS, from the exons ATGGCCGGTTTCGCTGCTCAAGCGGCCCTCAGGTCGAAATGGACCGACCTGGTCGATACCTCGGCGTTTGAGGTGCCCGAGGAGGTGACCACCGGCGTCAAGAGTGTTGTGGGCTGGCTCAAACAG GCAACTCACGAAGTGCGTCAGGCAGGCCTGCGTACCCTGACCAACTTTTCCGACATCCACACCATGGGTTCCAACGCACCAGTTTCCTCCATCACCATCCTGCACTTCAACGACGTTTACAACGTCGAGCCGGCAGACCAGGAGCCGGTTGGTGGCGCCGCTCGGTTCGTCAGCGCCATACAGTCTTTCGAACACCTCAACCCGCTTATCTTGTTCAGCGGTGATGCAATCGCCCCCAGCATGCTCAGCACCTTCACCAAGGGCGAGCAGATGATTCCCGTTTTAAACGAGTGCAACGTCCACTGCGCAGTCTTCGGCAACCACGAATTCG ATTTTGGTTTGGATGTGCTGCTTGACTGGGCTGCCAGAACGAATTTCCCGTGGCTGATGAGCAATGTAATTGACAACGAAACCGGCCGGCCCTTAGCTGATGGGAAAATCACCCACGTTGTCCAGTGGGGAGGGCACAAAATTGGCTTG ATTGGGTTGGTCGAAAGAGAGTGGTTGGACACACTTGCCAGCATAAACACTGATGAGGTCACCTTCATCGACTTTGTGGAAGCAGGCACAAAGTTGGCTCAGCAGCTGAAACAAGAG GGTTGTGAGTATGTGATTGCTCTCACTCACATGAGGACGCCCAACGACATTCTGCTCATGGAAGGTGTATCTGAGATTGATCTTTTCCTTGGAGGCCATGACCACGATTATGACGTTCAAATG GTGGATGGACGTTATTTGGTCAAAAGTGGAACAGATTTCCGCCAAATGTCCAAAATTACATTGACATTTACCGGCAAGAAAGTGGAAGTGAATGtagaagaaattaatataacttCAAAGTACCCAGAACATGAGATGCTGAAACAAGAACTCATGAAGTACCAAG ACataatttctgagaaaatggACGAAGTGTTAGGCACATTTGCCGTTCCTCTTGACGGTCGTTTCGCAAGCATCCGAACGTCCGAGACCAATTTGGGCAACTGGGTGTGCGACGTCATACTGGCAGCTACAGGCGCCGACTTTGTCCTTCTAAACTCAGGCACCCTTCGGTCAGACAGGCAGCACCCTGCTGGAGAGTTCACCCTGAAAGACTTGATGAACGTGCTGCCCATGATGGACAGCCTCACCGTGCTGTCAGTCACTG GTTCGCAGGTATTGAAAATGCTGGAGAACAGTGTGTCGCAGTACCCTCGGTTGGAGGGCCGATTTCCTCAAGTGTCTGGAATTTCTTTTGGGTTTGACCCGAACGCACCAGCGGGCCAGAGAGTCGACCCTCAGTTCGTGAGGATTGGCGACGAGTACCTTGGTCTCGAACAAAGATACAAACTGGCCACTAAGAAGTACGTTGCTTTAGGCAAGGATGGCTACGACATACTGCGCGAATCAAAGATTTTG GTGGATGCAGAGAACTGCACTGAGCTGAGAACGGCGATTCAGAACCACTTTCAAGCCATCAAAATGAGGCAGGGCTGTACAAAGCGCCACACTAAGCATCGTCAAAGTTTGGTTACAATTTCCAGAAG GCACAGTCTTgtgaaaatgcttgaaacgCCAGAGAACAGTGACGCACCGCCGCCCCTGCGTCGCTCAAGCACCATCGACTTGGAAGGGGGCCCGCCGCCCCTGCGCAACAAACTCACTCGCAGGGCAAGCATTGACGACTTAGAGCAGGAAACATGCGAACTGTGTCCCAAGGTGGAGGGCAGGATTGTCCAACTGACGCCAGAG ACGCGCCGAGAGCTAGCTTTGGAAAGGCAACGAATTGAGGCTGACTCAGTGATTCCTGAGGCCGATGAGTCTGTTTCTCCTAGAGGAAGTTTCGACAAGTCATAA
- the LOC135939592 gene encoding uncharacterized protein LOC135939592, producing the protein MRAVTIVVLGLLLVVETWGRGRWDRRGRSHDGGAWRRLNSQTMRKDTNDLLYGLTEPGVLKLRRDNDLSLEDESFGTNAVTTTFLNEAKDEELARFLNLLTLVRFANSECQSTEGLIGSCYPDNECVGLGGLIGGTCANGFGVCCVFIGTCGDRLQANGSYFQSPNFPDLMPTSNQPQSCYFEILKTNPWVTQIRLDFDFFELANPTGGECQNDRLIISGQATGSPVPAMCGINTGQHVYFDLQNKRTPVRFTVVTLSNSSVRANRRWRIRLTQLNPRDVPLAAPSHCLQYYTTPSGVVQSFNYVGGAYTNNLNYVICFKKMSGACSITYRNVNSTGQESRFQIVNVESNGQSIVPINQAGAGVFNCPDDYIVVSGVRLCGEKLNDATTNIDFTVNSPVTDTTSGPFILPFRTNAGSVGRGFSLVYNQITCALS; encoded by the exons ATGCGAGCTGTGACAATCGTCGTCTTGGGACTTCTTCTGGTGGTCGAGACCTGGGGCCGCGGCCGGTGGGACCGGAGGGGCCGTTCCCACGATGGAGGAGCCTGGAGGCGGCTGAACTCGCAGACGATGAGAAAGGACACCAACGACCTCCTCTACGGACTCACCGAACCCGGCGTGCTCAAGTTGCGGAGGGACAACGACTTGTCCTTGGAGGACGAGTCGTTTGGCACCAACGCAGTCACCACCACGTTCCTCAACGAGGCGAAGGACGAAGAATTGGCTAGAT TTTTGAATCTGCTCACTTTGGTGCGATTTGCGAATTCCGAATGCCAGTCAACTGAAGGTTTAATTGGATCTTGCTACCCTGACAATGAGTGCGTTGGCCTTGGCGGCCTCATTGGGGGCACTTGCGCCAATGGATTTGGAGTTTGCTGCGTTT ttaTTGGAACGTGTGGTGATCGACTGCAAGCAAACGGCAGCTACTTTCAAAGCCCGAATTTCCCTGACTTAATGCCTACGTCTAATCAGCCGCAGTCTTGCTACTTTGAGATCCTAAAAACCAACCCTTGGGTCACGCAGATTAGGTTGGACTTTGACTTTTTCGag cttgCGAATCCGACCGGCGGTGAGTGCCAGAATGACAGATTGATCATCAGTGGCCAGGCTACAGGAAGTCCGGTGCCAGCTATGTGTGGAATTAACACAGGACAACATG TTTACTTTGACCTGCAAAACAAGAGAACGCCAGTACGATTCACGGTCGTCACCCTGAGCAACAGCAGCGTGAGAGCGAATAGAAGGTGGCGGATCAGGCTGACCCAGCTCAATCCCCGGGATGTGCCCCTCGCCGCCCCCAGCCACTGTCTTCAGTACTACACGACACCTTCAGGAGTGGTCCAGAGCTTCAATTACGTGGGCGGCGCTTacact AATAACCTCAACTACGTGATTTGCTTCAAGAAGATGAGTGGAGCTTGCAGCATCACTTACCGAAACGTCAATTCTACTGGGCAGGAATCACGATTTCAGATTGTCAACGTGGAATCGA aCGGACAGAGCATAGTGCCTATAAATCAAGCGGGTGCAGGCGTTTTCAACTGTCCGGATGACTACATTGTGGTCAGCGGGGTGCGGCTTTGTGGTGAAAAGCTAAACGATGCCACCACcaatattgattttactgTCAATTCACCAGTGACAG acacgACTTCTGGCCCGTTCATCCTGCCTTTCCGAACAAATGCTGGATCTGTGGGTAGAGGATTTAGCTTGGTCTACAATCAAATTACGTGCGCACTTTCATAG
- the Dbp21E2 gene encoding probable ATP-dependent RNA helicase DDX28: protein MVMMLALSCRRFIQNARTLQVWICDYQTTRPMSWYVLNNLRDSSSIAPRTIRKTKKSPKPRKQKTENNLAHPQWNTKDWLIECKRPEYNFPKGADGKVGEETKLASHAWFNRHSNGDYFTIHPTEKPSDVQSFVSEGFDKLGLRPEIVSAVNDAGFQHPTLVQCKSVQPLLAGRNTVIAAETGCGKTLAYLLPVMQQVLEWKQHFPNNINTPLALILTPNRELVHQTYGVAKRLAENLSLTPFKMTGGKTKRMIQAAKFDPMDILIATPSVVNKLTATKILDLTNVRHVVMDEADTLLDDSFNWYIKAFLRKISIYFQSVRKPGSEPEGAQLTLASATMPQDVAPILSDFLEEDSFEMVVTPGLHKLMPQVKQTFMRMGKIHKAEQLLKTVKQLQASKTPTLIFSNKTATSRFITLFLKEHNVDAPCFFADMRAEFRQETFNKFQSGQSTFLSTTDIASRGLDTLKAQVILNYDFPVYMADYLHRCGRVGRIGSDVDGRVISFVNGPAEIKNVQAIERSTRTKEPLPNVNGNIKKLIQRFEDAMDEKEINEEIRRMAY from the exons ATGGTCATGATGTTGGCATTGAGCTGTCGTAGATTCATACAAAATGCAAGGACCCTTCAAGTGTGGATTTGTGATTACCAAACAACCAGGCCTATGTCT TGGTATGTTCTAAATAATTTGCGAGATTCTTCTTCCATTGCTCCAAGGACAATccggaaaacaaaaaagagccCCAAACCACGCAAacaaaaaacggaaaataatttagctcATCCTCAGTGGAATACAAAA GACTGGTTAATCGAGTGCAAAAGACCTGAATACAATTTCCCAAAGGGTGCCGATGGAAAGGTTGGTGAAGAAACTAAGTTAGCCAGCCATGCTTGGTTTAACCGGCATTCCAATGGTGATTACTTCACAATTCATCCTACAGAAAAG cCAAGTGATGTACAAAGTTTCGTAAGCGAAGGATTCGACAAGCTTGGCCTTCGCCCTGAAATTGTTTCGGCGGTCAATGACGCAGGATTTCAGCACCCCACCCTAGTCCAA tgCAAAAGTGTTCAACCCTTGTTGGCCGGAAGGAACACAGTGATTGCTGCTGAGACTGGATGTGGCAAAACCTTGGCTTACCTTTTACCTGTAATGCAGCAAGTGCTCGAATGGAAGCAACACTTCCCTAACAACATAAACACACCCTTGGCGTTGATACTGACTCCAAACAGAGAATTAGTGCACCAAACATAT GGCGTAGCAAAGCGTCTGGCTGAAAATCTTTCTCTGACTCCGTTCAAGATGACTGGTGGGAAAACTAAAAGGATGATCCAAGCTGCTAAATTTGACCCAATGGATATCTTGATTGCTACTCCGTCGGTTGTCAACAAGCTCACTGCAACTAAAATCTTGGATCTCACTAATGTGCGTCATGTCGTGATGGATGAGGCTGACACGCTGTTGGACGACAGCTTCAACTGGTACATCAAGGCGTTCTTGAGGAAAATCTCA ATTTACTTCCAAAGTGTGCGTAAGCCTGGGAGTGAACCAGAAGGCGCCCAACTCACTTTGGCCAGTGCTACGATGCCTCAGGATGTAGCACCCATTTTGTCTGATTTTCTCGAG GAGGACTCTTTTGAAATGGTCGTCACTCCTGGTTTGCACAAGTTAATGCCTCAAGTAAAGCAAACCTTTATGCGAATGGGAAAAATTCACAAAGCGGAACAGTTGCTGAAAACAGTCAAGCAGTTGCAGGCCAGCAAAACTcccactttaatttttag TAACAAGACGGCGACAAGCAGATTCATCACGCTCTTTCTGAAGGAACACAACGTAGACGCACCTTGTTTCTTTGCTGATATGCGTGCTGAATTCAGACAAGAAACTTTTAACAAGTTTCAATCTGGACAGTCTACTTTTCTGTCGACAACAGATATTGCCTCCAGAGGACTAGATACGTTAAAG GCGCAAGTTATTCTGAACTACGACTTCCCTGTGTACATGGCCGACTACCTCCATAGATGTGGCAGAGTTGGCAGAATCGGAAGTGACGTCGATGGAAGAGTCATCAGTTTCGTAAACGGCCCAgcggaaattaaaaacgttCAAGCTATTGAG AGATCAACACGGACTAAGGAGCCTTTGCCAAATGTCAACGGTAACATCAAAAAGCTGATTCAAAGATTTGAAGATGCAATGGATGAAAAGGAGATCAATGAAGAAATTAGACGGATGGCTTATTAA